A single genomic interval of Asinibacterium sp. OR53 harbors:
- a CDS encoding cell division ATP-binding protein FtsE, which yields MSETVVSISHANIYQGNNLILQDVNFTVNKGEFVYLVGKTGTGKSSLLKTLYGELPLKEGTASVVDFDLREMTWKKVPFLRRNLGVVFQDFQLLTDRNVHENLKFVLKAIGWKDDQLIEEKIHDVLDKVGLKSKGFKMPFEMSGGEQQRVDIARALLNSPKLILADEPTGNLDPETSDEIMQLLIQISKDYGTAVIMATHDFIVINRYPSRMLSTEMGKVVDTGALAENQSVIG from the coding sequence ATGTCAGAAACAGTTGTATCCATCAGTCATGCCAATATATACCAGGGAAATAACCTGATTCTCCAGGACGTGAATTTTACGGTAAATAAAGGAGAGTTCGTGTACCTGGTAGGAAAGACAGGCACCGGGAAAAGTAGTTTGTTGAAAACCCTTTACGGTGAATTGCCATTGAAAGAAGGAACGGCTTCTGTGGTTGATTTTGATCTGCGTGAGATGACCTGGAAAAAAGTGCCTTTTCTCCGGCGCAACCTGGGCGTTGTATTCCAGGATTTTCAACTGCTTACAGACCGTAATGTGCACGAGAACCTGAAATTCGTACTCAAAGCCATCGGTTGGAAAGATGATCAACTGATCGAAGAGAAGATCCATGATGTATTGGATAAAGTAGGCTTGAAAAGCAAAGGCTTCAAAATGCCTTTTGAAATGAGTGGTGGAGAACAGCAACGTGTGGATATTGCCCGTGCACTCCTGAATTCTCCCAAACTGATACTGGCCGACGAGCCTACCGGCAACCTCGACCCCGAAACCAGCGATGAGATCATGCAACTGCTCATACAGATATCTAAAGATTATGGAACAGCCGTGATCATGGCCACACATGATTTCATTGTCATCAACAGATACCCTTCACGCATGCTCAGTACCGAAATGGGAAAAGTAGTTGACACCGGTGCACTGGCTGAAAATCAATCAGTTATCGGCTAG
- the smc gene encoding chromosome segregation protein SMC, which produces MRLKSLEIKGFKSFADKTVVSFDEGITGIIGPNGCGKSNIIDSIRWVIGEQKISALRSENLEALVFNGSKTRSPSGLAEVSLTFENTKNLLPTEFSTVTVTRRFYKNGESEYRLNDVSCRLKDIHNLFLDTGVSTDSYAIIELGMVDDIIKDKENSRRRMLEQAAGITIYKTRKKEAKNKLDATEQDLARIEDLLFEINNQLKTLENQAKKAEKYYEIKKEYKEVSIELTKAALEGFNLTYKDLNEQQENETNKKIRLEAEIATEEAALEQEKVGFIEKERALQSMQHEFNELLQHLRSKENEKNLATQKLHYLKEKEGSLKDFLEKAEGQLKTIGDSIEYTQLQVGEEEARLQELQDRVETAKMDIEDKRRIFDEKRSGVDALRGRYQQIQRSQFDAEKKVAVADTSIQNLQRAHAQLTEEQQNRAYQLQQLNTELQEKEETLEAKRIDLQQLQEQHERTKEQILETQSQLEVLRNQLAEENRKLDAKKNEYDLLKSLIDSMEGYPESIKFLHKNPNWNHAAPILSDIIYVKEAYRAAVENVLEPYLNYYVVNNLQEGLQAIQLLDEHKKGKANFFMLEKFAAVNVETHQPAHTIKAMDVIEVDAQYRKLAEYLLGNVYIGENEEALNNSNGAIVLEKSGKYVKGKYTLTGGSVGLFEGKKIGRAKNLEKLYEEIVAQEAIVNALKADIQAKHNEVIGFNEQLKEHAIKQTENEISQLTNQVFATRNRIENLQAAQQNAQQRIEEIELRRQDEQDAIAATRESLQQLNEALQHTGEEMKMVEQDYQQAEQEYNFASAQYNESNLQLTRQQSKITTLKQELVFKENQLNDLHLQIQSNSTQLTEASANIKEGEEALLGSEDLLLELMRKKEAEEQKLNEADQSYYNLRNQLQEKESELRHKVKNKEAIDHLVTEIKDKLNELKLQLAGMKERLSVEFKIELDEILDQVRTTDASIEELQASSDRMKKRLENMGEVNPTAIEAFTEMKKRYEFILEQKNDLVSAKESLLQTIQEVEATANQQFLDTFNQVRENFQRVFKALFTEEDTADMILVNPENLAETGIDIIAKPKGKRPSSITQLSGGEKTLTATALLFAIYLIKPAPFCILDEVDAPLDDANVGKFTQMIKKFSDNSQFIIVTHNKQTMGAVDVIYGVTMQEPGVSKLVPVDFRSLSN; this is translated from the coding sequence GTGAGATTAAAGTCATTAGAGATCAAAGGATTCAAAAGTTTTGCTGATAAAACGGTGGTGAGTTTCGACGAAGGTATTACCGGTATCATCGGCCCCAATGGTTGTGGTAAAAGTAACATCATCGATAGCATCCGTTGGGTGATCGGTGAACAGAAAATATCGGCATTGCGTAGCGAGAACCTGGAAGCGTTGGTCTTCAACGGAAGTAAAACAAGGAGTCCGAGTGGATTGGCCGAAGTGAGTCTCACTTTTGAAAATACCAAGAACCTGCTGCCCACAGAATTCAGTACGGTAACAGTTACCCGCCGTTTTTACAAGAACGGTGAAAGTGAATATCGTTTGAATGATGTAAGCTGCCGACTCAAAGACATCCATAACCTTTTCCTCGATACCGGTGTAAGTACCGACAGCTATGCCATCATTGAGTTGGGCATGGTAGATGACATCATCAAAGACAAGGAGAACAGCCGCCGCCGCATGTTGGAACAGGCGGCCGGTATTACCATTTATAAAACAAGGAAGAAAGAAGCCAAGAATAAACTTGATGCTACCGAGCAGGACTTAGCGCGTATCGAGGACCTGCTTTTTGAAATCAACAACCAGTTGAAGACCCTGGAAAACCAGGCGAAGAAAGCAGAGAAGTATTATGAGATCAAAAAAGAATACAAAGAAGTATCGATAGAGCTGACCAAAGCTGCACTGGAAGGTTTCAATCTTACCTACAAAGACCTGAACGAACAGCAGGAGAACGAAACCAACAAAAAGATACGGTTAGAAGCAGAGATCGCTACCGAAGAAGCCGCTTTGGAGCAGGAAAAAGTAGGTTTCATTGAAAAAGAAAGAGCTTTGCAAAGCATGCAGCATGAGTTCAATGAATTGCTGCAACACTTGCGCAGCAAGGAAAACGAAAAAAACCTGGCTACACAGAAACTGCATTACCTGAAAGAAAAAGAAGGCAGCCTCAAAGATTTCCTGGAAAAAGCAGAAGGGCAACTCAAAACTATTGGAGATTCTATTGAATATACGCAATTGCAGGTAGGAGAAGAAGAAGCCCGTTTGCAGGAATTGCAGGACAGGGTAGAGACTGCTAAAATGGACATCGAAGATAAACGCCGCATTTTCGATGAAAAACGCAGCGGTGTGGATGCTTTGCGTGGCCGCTACCAGCAGATACAGCGCAGCCAGTTCGATGCAGAGAAAAAAGTAGCGGTTGCCGATACCTCTATACAAAACCTGCAACGTGCACATGCACAACTGACCGAAGAACAGCAGAACCGCGCTTACCAGTTGCAGCAACTGAATACGGAATTACAAGAGAAGGAAGAAACCCTGGAGGCTAAACGTATCGACCTGCAACAGTTGCAGGAACAACATGAGCGTACCAAAGAACAGATACTCGAAACGCAATCACAGTTGGAAGTATTGCGCAATCAACTGGCTGAAGAGAACCGTAAGCTCGATGCCAAAAAGAACGAATATGATCTGCTGAAAAGCCTGATCGATTCAATGGAAGGCTATCCCGAGAGTATCAAATTCCTACATAAGAATCCCAACTGGAATCACGCAGCGCCTATTCTTTCCGATATCATTTATGTGAAAGAAGCATACCGCGCAGCGGTTGAGAATGTGCTGGAACCTTATCTAAATTATTATGTGGTGAACAACCTGCAGGAAGGCTTGCAGGCGATTCAACTCCTCGACGAGCATAAAAAAGGCAAGGCCAATTTCTTTATGCTTGAGAAATTCGCTGCTGTCAATGTTGAAACGCACCAGCCTGCACACACCATCAAAGCCATGGATGTGATAGAGGTAGATGCGCAATACCGTAAGCTGGCTGAATACCTGCTGGGTAATGTGTACATCGGAGAGAATGAGGAAGCGCTGAATAACAGCAATGGCGCTATAGTGCTGGAAAAGAGTGGCAAATATGTAAAAGGAAAATACACCCTTACCGGTGGTAGTGTAGGCTTGTTTGAAGGAAAGAAGATCGGCCGCGCCAAAAACCTGGAAAAGCTGTACGAAGAAATCGTTGCACAAGAAGCTATTGTAAATGCACTCAAGGCAGATATCCAGGCCAAACACAATGAAGTGATCGGTTTCAATGAGCAATTGAAAGAGCATGCCATCAAGCAAACCGAAAACGAGATCAGCCAACTGACCAACCAGGTATTTGCTACCCGTAACCGCATAGAGAACCTGCAGGCTGCTCAACAAAACGCCCAGCAGCGAATAGAAGAGATTGAATTGCGCAGGCAGGATGAGCAGGATGCGATTGCCGCTACCCGCGAATCATTGCAGCAACTCAACGAAGCATTGCAGCATACAGGCGAAGAAATGAAAATGGTGGAGCAGGACTACCAGCAAGCTGAGCAGGAATACAATTTTGCATCGGCACAATACAATGAGAGCAACCTGCAACTGACGCGCCAACAGAGCAAGATCACTACGCTCAAACAGGAACTGGTGTTCAAAGAGAACCAGTTGAACGACCTGCACCTGCAAATCCAAAGCAATTCAACCCAATTGACGGAAGCTTCTGCCAATATCAAAGAAGGGGAGGAGGCATTGCTGGGATCGGAAGACCTGTTGCTGGAACTGATGCGCAAGAAAGAAGCGGAAGAGCAAAAATTGAATGAAGCTGATCAGTCTTATTATAACCTGCGCAACCAATTACAGGAGAAAGAAAGTGAGTTGCGCCATAAAGTGAAGAATAAAGAAGCCATCGATCATCTGGTAACTGAAATCAAGGATAAACTAAATGAATTGAAACTGCAACTGGCCGGTATGAAAGAAAGGCTCAGTGTGGAATTCAAAATAGAACTCGATGAGATCCTTGACCAGGTGCGTACTACCGATGCCAGCATAGAAGAACTGCAAGCCAGTTCAGACCGGATGAAGAAGCGCCTTGAGAATATGGGCGAAGTAAATCCTACGGCTATTGAAGCATTCACGGAAATGAAGAAGCGCTATGAGTTTATCTTAGAGCAGAAGAACGATCTTGTTTCTGCCAAGGAAAGCCTGTTACAGACCATACAGGAAGTAGAAGCCACAGCCAACCAGCAGTTCCTGGATACCTTTAACCAGGTACGCGAGAATTTCCAGCGCGTGTTCAAAGCCCTCTTTACAGAAGAAGATACAGCCGATATGATCCTGGTGAACCCTGAAAACCTGGCGGAAACCGGTATCGATATCATTGCCAAACCCAAAGGTAAAAGACCTTCTTCCATCACACAGCTGAGTGGAGGAGAGAAGACTTTAACGGCTACTGCTTTGCTGTTTGCCATCTACCTGATCAAACCGGCTCCGTTCTGTATCCTCGATGAGGTGGATGCGCCGCTCGATGATGCCAACGTAGGCAAGTTCACCCAAATGATCAAGAAGTTCAGCGACAATTCACAGTTCATCATTGTTACCCACAACAAACAAACCATGGGTGCGGTGGATGTGATCTACGGCGTGACCATGCAGGAACCTGGTGTGAGTAAACTGGTGCCGGTGGACTTCAGGAGCCTTTCGAATTAA
- a CDS encoding ORF6N domain-containing protein, translated as MEIIPAIQSKIYDIRGERVMLDRDLAALYHIELKVLNFSVKRNIKRFPEDFMFRLTKEEVASLRFQIETLDESDASLRSQNVTLKAGRGQHSKYLPYAFTEQGVAMLSGVLNSDRAINMNIAIMRAFIEVRRVLLQQNDIREQLKLVKERLGEHDVQLNQIYDAMENLLDERINQRKWEDRERIGFRN; from the coding sequence ATGGAGATAATACCAGCCATTCAAAGCAAGATTTATGATATACGAGGAGAAAGGGTAATGCTGGACAGAGATTTAGCAGCGCTTTATCACATAGAATTAAAAGTCTTGAACTTTTCTGTGAAACGGAATATCAAACGATTCCCTGAAGATTTTATGTTCCGGCTAACCAAAGAAGAGGTTGCATCTTTAAGGTTTCAAATTGAAACCTTAGACGAAAGCGATGCGTCTTTAAGGTCACAAAATGTGACCTTAAAGGCAGGAAGGGGACAACATAGCAAGTATTTGCCCTATGCCTTTACAGAACAGGGAGTAGCCATGTTAAGTGGTGTTTTAAACAGTGATCGGGCAATCAATATGAATATTGCCATCATGAGAGCCTTTATAGAAGTCAGGAGGGTTCTCTTGCAACAAAATGATATCAGGGAACAATTGAAGTTGGTGAAAGAAAGACTGGGTGAGCATGATGTGCAACTCAATCAAATTTATGATGCTATGGAAAACCTGTTAGATGAAAGAATAAACCAGCGGAAATGGGAGGATAGGGAACGCATAGGATTTCGGAACTGA
- a CDS encoding MFS transporter — translation MSTTYTGVKHSLSFWQIWNMCFGFFGIQFGWSLQMGNMSAIYEYLGASPEQIPGLWLAAPMTGLLVQPIIGYLSDRTWHPRLGRRRPFFLVGAILSSLALFIMPNASVIWMAAGMLWILDSSINITMEPFRAFVADNLDEQQRPYGFAMQSMFIGLASFIAGYLPQKLVEWFGVSRDKAGGAIPQNIMLSFYIGGFVFLVAVLYTVFRSNEYPPSDLNWREKVKESNKGFGGGIKEITSSILQMPAQMKRLALVNFLTWPGLFLMWFYYSTGVAAEIFGGDAKGNSELYTRGLEYANTTSAILNLVTFAFSFSLPFWVKKMGKKYTHTACLLLGGLGLIAVNHIHEPAYLYIAMGLVGIAWASILSMPYSMLAGCLPAEKMGIYMGVFNFFIVLPEIIASLFFGKIMNNFLHNDRLLAVQVGGCMLCVAALVCALVVKEKKD, via the coding sequence ATGTCAACAACCTACACAGGGGTCAAGCACAGCCTGAGTTTCTGGCAAATATGGAACATGTGTTTCGGCTTCTTCGGCATCCAGTTCGGATGGAGCCTGCAAATGGGTAACATGAGTGCCATCTATGAATACCTGGGCGCTTCTCCCGAACAGATTCCCGGATTATGGCTCGCCGCTCCCATGACCGGCTTGCTGGTACAACCCATCATTGGTTACCTGAGCGACCGTACCTGGCACCCGCGTTTAGGTCGCCGCAGGCCTTTTTTCCTGGTAGGCGCCATACTCAGCTCCCTGGCCCTGTTCATCATGCCCAATGCATCGGTGATATGGATGGCGGCAGGCATGTTGTGGATACTCGATTCCAGCATCAACATTACCATGGAACCCTTTCGCGCTTTTGTGGCCGATAACCTCGATGAGCAACAAAGGCCTTATGGTTTTGCCATGCAGAGTATGTTCATTGGACTGGCCTCTTTTATAGCAGGATACTTACCGCAGAAACTGGTAGAATGGTTCGGCGTATCGAGAGATAAAGCAGGTGGTGCTATTCCGCAGAACATCATGCTCTCATTTTATATCGGTGGTTTTGTATTCCTGGTAGCTGTTTTATATACTGTGTTCCGGAGTAATGAATATCCGCCGTCCGACCTGAACTGGCGCGAGAAAGTAAAAGAATCCAACAAAGGATTTGGCGGTGGTATCAAAGAGATCACTTCCTCCATTCTTCAAATGCCTGCTCAGATGAAAAGGCTGGCATTGGTGAACTTTCTTACCTGGCCCGGACTCTTTCTCATGTGGTTCTACTACAGCACAGGTGTAGCCGCAGAAATTTTTGGTGGTGATGCCAAAGGCAACAGTGAATTGTATACCCGCGGATTGGAATATGCCAACACCACTTCGGCCATTTTGAACCTGGTCACATTTGCCTTTTCATTTTCATTGCCTTTCTGGGTAAAAAAAATGGGTAAGAAATATACACACACTGCCTGTTTACTATTGGGTGGCCTGGGATTAATTGCAGTGAATCATATCCATGAGCCGGCCTATCTCTATATAGCGATGGGACTGGTAGGCATTGCCTGGGCTTCTATTTTATCTATGCCTTATTCCATGCTGGCAGGCTGTTTACCTGCAGAGAAGATGGGTATTTACATGGGTGTTTTCAATTTCTTCATTGTATTGCCCGAGATCATCGCTTCATTATTCTTTGGTAAGATCATGAATAACTTCCTTCATAACGACCGGTTGCTGGCAGTGCAGGTAGGCGGGTGTATGCTCTGTGTCGCTGCCCTGGTATGCGCATTGGTAGTAAAAGAAAAAAAAGATTAA
- a CDS encoding bifunctional riboflavin kinase/FAD synthetase yields MKVHRELAGSLPEFRNAVVTIGAFDGVHLGHRQIIAQLKAEAARINGETVIVTFHPHPRKIVSSVPGDIKLLNTLNEKIALLSETGIDHLVVVPFDHRFSNQPAEAYVTDFLYRYFKPHTIIIGYDHRFGKGREGDYHLLEDFGKQLGFEVKEIPEQLQNQIVVSSTRIRQAIAQNDIATANALLGYPYFFEGLIVEGNQLGRTIGYPTANLHITSEEKLIPGDGVYAVQVNIKDASNSTVFLNGMMNIGVRPTIGGRKRVIEVNIFDFDADIYGQVLQVHVAHYLRGEVKFNGLEELKAQLQKDKETAIAQLSH; encoded by the coding sequence ATGAAGGTACATCGTGAACTGGCAGGCTCTCTACCCGAATTCCGCAATGCAGTAGTTACCATCGGGGCTTTCGATGGGGTGCACCTGGGGCACCGGCAAATCATTGCACAACTGAAAGCGGAGGCGGCACGCATCAACGGAGAGACCGTGATCGTTACTTTTCACCCCCATCCCCGCAAGATCGTTTCTTCCGTTCCCGGTGATATCAAATTGCTGAACACATTGAATGAAAAGATCGCCCTGCTCAGCGAAACTGGTATCGATCACCTGGTGGTGGTACCTTTCGATCATCGTTTTTCCAACCAGCCTGCAGAAGCCTATGTTACCGATTTCCTTTACCGCTATTTTAAACCGCATACCATTATTATAGGATACGATCATCGTTTTGGCAAAGGCCGCGAAGGGGATTATCATTTGCTGGAAGATTTCGGCAAGCAATTGGGTTTTGAAGTGAAGGAGATTCCCGAGCAGTTGCAAAATCAAATTGTTGTCAGCTCCACCCGTATTCGCCAGGCCATCGCGCAAAACGATATTGCAACAGCCAATGCCTTATTGGGTTATCCCTATTTTTTCGAGGGACTCATTGTGGAAGGCAACCAGTTAGGCCGCACCATTGGCTATCCTACAGCCAACCTTCACATCACTTCAGAAGAAAAACTGATACCAGGTGATGGGGTGTATGCAGTGCAGGTGAATATAAAAGACGCCAGCAATTCAACTGTATTTTTAAATGGTATGATGAATATTGGTGTACGACCAACGATTGGTGGCAGGAAGCGCGTGATTGAAGTGAATATTTTTGATTTTGATGCAGATATATACGGACAGGTATTACAAGTGCATGTAGCGCATTACCTGCGTGGCGAAGTAAAATTCAATGGACTGGAAGAACTGAAAGCACAATTGCAAAAAGATAAAGAAACAGCCATTGCGCAATTGAGCCATTGA
- a CDS encoding AIR synthase related protein, which yields MSLYAKRGVSAQKEEVHAAIQQLDQGLYPQAFCKIYADFLGGDANWVNIMHADGAGTKSILAYLYWKETGDASVWRGIAKDAVAMNLDDLLCVGITDNLLFSSTIDRNKSVITGAVLQEVINGTQAFFDQLRGFGVNIHYLGGETADVGDVVRTIAVNGTMTARWPKSKLITNEKIAPGDVIVGFASAGQAVYESAYNSGLGSNGLTSARHDVLHKYYAEKYPETFETTLSDEVVYIGKNKMTDTMEVPGYGAISVGKLLLSPTRTYAPLMKRILDEHFDAINGLIHCSGGGQTKCMKYLPRPLKITKDHLFEPPPIFRLIQENSGADNREMYQVFNMGHRLEIFTNADTAAALISIAQEFNIEAKLVGKVEAAERSSLVLKGTFGELVYEY from the coding sequence ATGTCGTTATACGCAAAACGTGGTGTTTCTGCCCAGAAAGAAGAAGTGCATGCGGCCATACAGCAGCTCGATCAGGGCCTTTACCCGCAAGCTTTTTGTAAAATATATGCCGATTTTTTAGGGGGTGATGCCAACTGGGTCAATATCATGCACGCCGATGGTGCCGGTACCAAGAGTATCCTGGCCTATCTCTACTGGAAAGAAACAGGCGACGCCAGCGTATGGCGGGGTATTGCAAAGGATGCGGTAGCCATGAACCTGGATGATTTGTTGTGCGTGGGTATCACCGATAACCTGCTCTTCTCTTCCACGATCGACCGCAACAAATCGGTGATCACTGGAGCCGTATTACAGGAAGTGATCAACGGCACGCAGGCATTTTTTGATCAGCTCCGCGGCTTTGGGGTGAATATTCATTACCTGGGCGGAGAAACAGCCGATGTGGGGGACGTGGTAAGGACCATTGCGGTAAACGGTACCATGACCGCCCGCTGGCCCAAATCGAAACTGATCACCAATGAGAAAATAGCGCCGGGTGATGTGATCGTGGGTTTTGCCAGCGCAGGACAGGCTGTTTACGAATCGGCTTACAACAGCGGACTGGGATCGAACGGACTCACCAGCGCCCGTCACGATGTGTTGCATAAATATTATGCGGAAAAATATCCCGAGACTTTCGAAACCACACTCAGTGATGAAGTGGTTTACATCGGCAAAAATAAAATGACCGATACCATGGAAGTGCCGGGCTATGGAGCTATCAGCGTAGGGAAATTATTATTGAGTCCCACCCGAACCTATGCCCCCCTGATGAAACGCATATTGGACGAGCATTTCGATGCTATCAACGGACTCATCCATTGCAGCGGCGGCGGGCAAACCAAATGTATGAAGTACCTGCCACGTCCTTTGAAGATCACTAAAGATCATTTATTTGAACCGCCGCCTATCTTCCGGTTGATACAGGAAAACTCAGGCGCCGATAACAGGGAAATGTACCAGGTATTCAACATGGGACATCGCCTGGAGATATTCACCAATGCAGACACGGCTGCTGCATTGATTAGCATAGCGCAGGAGTTCAATATTGAAGCAAAACTGGTAGGAAAAGTAGAAGCCGCAGAAAGGTCGAGCCTGGTGTTGAAAGGAACATTCGGAGAACTGGTTTACGAATATTAA
- a CDS encoding glycoside hydrolase family 13 protein produces MDRRKTILLALAFGACIIAYSQDIQVYPTNWFTGMQWNKVQLIVKSMQEGFNKEKPSIQYPGVQLLKTHQLENSKYLVLDLSIASTAKPGMVTITFNNGNSKHSIQWPLKARREGNGKRFAQGVTSKDFVYLLMPDRFSNGDTKNDHFADMRDTSCDRNQLLMRHGGDIQGVTQHLNYLKELGVTTVWMTPVVENDMPLEREPNGMLSGFHGYWFTDQYKIDKRYGGEAAYLQLSDALHARGMKLIQDAVYNHIGIKHWIAMDPPAKDWINQWPAYTGSNHRDEAVFDAYGSAKDKKQMLDGWFTPHLPDVNQRNPYVANFLIQYAIWATETFGIDGWRVDTYKYCDEAFLNRINDALLKEYPNLTVFGEVWSNTITGSAYFTRNNLQVPFKHNLQGVTDFPVNFAMLATLNQPFGWTEGVNKLYMTLAQDILYKDPSKNCIFLDNHDMDRFYSVAGEDMNRYKQGIVLLLTLRGIPQLYYGTEILMKNLKNSSDAMVRFDFPGGFPGDKENKFEASGRSEKENEAFNFVSTLAHYRQNSSALTTGHTMQYLPFANGVYVYFRYSNKQTIMCVLNTSDKEAAIDFDQFQERTRGFARGKDILTGQSYSNHFSVAAKGTMVLELQP; encoded by the coding sequence ATGGATAGGAGAAAAACAATTCTGCTGGCACTGGCGTTTGGTGCCTGCATCATTGCTTATAGTCAGGACATACAGGTATATCCCACGAACTGGTTTACCGGCATGCAATGGAATAAAGTGCAGCTGATCGTAAAAAGCATGCAAGAAGGTTTCAATAAAGAAAAGCCTAGCATTCAATATCCTGGTGTGCAATTGCTAAAAACGCATCAGTTGGAGAACAGCAAATACCTGGTGTTGGATCTGTCGATAGCTTCTACAGCCAAGCCGGGTATGGTAACCATCACTTTCAATAATGGCAACAGCAAACACAGTATTCAATGGCCATTGAAAGCCAGGCGGGAAGGCAATGGCAAAAGATTTGCGCAGGGAGTTACTTCAAAAGATTTCGTTTACCTCCTCATGCCCGATCGCTTCAGTAATGGAGATACAAAAAATGATCACTTTGCTGATATGCGCGATACCAGTTGCGACCGAAACCAGTTACTGATGCGCCATGGCGGTGATATACAAGGCGTAACACAGCACCTCAACTACCTCAAAGAATTGGGTGTGACTACCGTGTGGATGACACCTGTAGTAGAAAATGATATGCCCCTTGAAAGAGAACCCAATGGTATGCTGAGCGGCTTTCACGGCTACTGGTTTACCGATCAGTATAAGATCGATAAACGTTATGGAGGAGAAGCGGCCTACCTGCAATTATCAGATGCACTCCATGCCAGGGGCATGAAACTCATACAGGATGCCGTGTACAACCATATCGGTATCAAACACTGGATTGCGATGGACCCGCCGGCAAAAGACTGGATCAATCAATGGCCTGCTTACACCGGCAGCAATCACCGCGATGAAGCCGTTTTTGATGCCTATGGCAGCGCGAAAGACAAAAAACAAATGCTCGACGGGTGGTTCACACCCCACCTGCCCGATGTTAACCAACGAAATCCTTATGTAGCGAACTTTTTAATTCAGTATGCCATCTGGGCCACTGAAACATTCGGCATCGATGGCTGGAGGGTAGATACCTATAAGTATTGCGATGAGGCATTCCTCAACCGCATCAATGATGCTTTGTTGAAAGAATATCCCAACCTGACGGTGTTTGGTGAAGTATGGTCCAACACCATCACAGGCAGCGCTTATTTTACGCGTAATAATCTGCAAGTACCTTTCAAACACAACCTGCAGGGCGTTACAGATTTCCCGGTGAATTTTGCCATGCTGGCTACACTCAACCAGCCTTTTGGATGGACAGAAGGTGTGAACAAACTATACATGACACTGGCACAGGACATTTTATACAAAGACCCGTCGAAGAATTGCATTTTCCTCGATAACCACGATATGGATCGTTTTTATTCTGTAGCAGGAGAGGATATGAATCGTTACAAGCAAGGCATTGTATTATTACTCACCCTTCGTGGCATTCCGCAATTGTATTATGGAACAGAAATATTGATGAAGAATTTAAAGAACTCCAGTGATGCAATGGTACGATTTGATTTTCCCGGTGGCTTCCCTGGTGACAAGGAAAATAAATTTGAAGCATCAGGCCGTTCGGAAAAAGAAAACGAAGCATTCAATTTTGTGAGTACGCTGGCACATTACCGTCAAAATTCATCCGCGCTCACTACCGGACATACCATGCAATACCTGCCTTTTGCTAATGGAGTGTATGTATATTTCAGGTACAGTAACAAGCAAACCATTATGTGTGTGCTCAATACCAGTGATAAGGAAGCTGCTATCGATTTCGACCAATTCCAGGAACGCACCAGGGGTTTTGCCAGGGGGAAAGACATTTTGACTGGTCAATCGTATAGTAATCATTTCTCTGTCGCTGCCAAAGGAACCATGGTGCTTGAATTACAGCCATAA